In Listeria monocytogenes, the following proteins share a genomic window:
- a CDS encoding TIGR03943 family protein, with protein MFRVFILFGFGFYLMQLHISGDISKYINMKYAYLSFSAMIAAFLLAIIQLIMVFRDEDIGAKTEHMGHTHDGENTILKKIMVYGLLSYALIAGFLFPVATLDSTIVSAKGFHFPKNNAAGDDPYAQNQFLRPDTSGYFGETDYEKMMAKEKAEIIDQNPIKVNDSNYLMTMEILYNYPGEFTGKQIEFTGFVYNDEVTQDNNLFLFRFGIIHCVADSGVFGMLVQMPEKTDLKNDTWLTVKGTITQEYYSPFKMNIPSVQVESYKEVAKPKSVYVYRKY; from the coding sequence ATGTTTCGCGTTTTTATTTTATTTGGATTTGGTTTTTATTTGATGCAGTTACATATTTCTGGTGATATCAGTAAATATATAAATATGAAGTACGCTTATTTATCTTTTTCTGCGATGATAGCCGCATTTCTACTTGCGATTATTCAGCTCATTATGGTGTTTCGCGATGAAGATATTGGTGCAAAAACAGAACATATGGGGCACACCCATGATGGCGAAAATACCATTTTGAAAAAAATTATGGTGTATGGTTTACTTTCTTACGCCTTGATTGCAGGTTTTCTTTTTCCCGTCGCAACGCTTGATTCGACCATTGTTTCGGCAAAAGGATTTCATTTCCCGAAAAACAATGCAGCTGGCGACGACCCATACGCTCAAAATCAATTTTTAAGACCAGATACGAGTGGCTATTTTGGGGAAACCGATTATGAAAAAATGATGGCGAAAGAAAAAGCAGAAATCATCGATCAAAACCCAATTAAAGTCAATGATAGTAATTACTTAATGACGATGGAAATTCTTTATAATTATCCAGGGGAGTTTACTGGCAAACAAATCGAATTTACCGGTTTTGTTTATAATGATGAAGTCACCCAAGATAATAACTTGTTCTTGTTCCGCTTTGGAATAATTCACTGTGTAGCTGATTCTGGTGTGTTCGGAATGCTCGTTCAAATGCCCGAAAAAACCGATTTGAAAAACGATACATGGCTTACAGTAAAAGGAACCATCACCCAAGAATATTATTCTCCGTTCAAAATGAACATCCCGTCTGTACAAGTAGAAAGCTATAAAGAAGTAGCAAAACCAAAATCAGTTTATGTCTATCGTAAATATTAA
- the ltaS gene encoding lipoteichoic acid synthase LtaS, with protein MKDWKIKIQTFLSKNYGFFVLAVILYWLKTYIAYQLEFKLGIENLMQQILLFINPLSGAIFFMGLALFAKGRRSFIWIIVIDFLMSFILYANIVYYRFFSDFITLPNLNAKQMQNMGDMGSSITALLSWHDIIYFADIIILIALLAFRFVKPNKTARIRARKVVGVLTLGIAMFFGNLGLAEIDRPQLLTRTFDRNYIVKYLGMTNYQIYDAVKSTESSTQRALADSSDVTEVLNYTKSKYAAPNPEYFGKAKGKNVIYIHLESFQQFLVNYKLNGEEVTPFINSFFKDQNTLSFTNFFHQTGQGKTADSEMLLENSLYGLPQGSAFTTKGQNTYESASAILGQQGYTSAVFHGNYKSFWNRDEIYKQFGYDNFFDASYYDMNEADVSNYGLKDKPFFKESEEYLSSLQQPFYTKFITLTNHFPYPIDEKDASIAPATTGDSSVDTYFQTARYLDESVKSFVDYLKKTGLYDNSVIIMYGDHYGISDNHEEAMTKILGKDYNTFENAQAQRVPLMIHVPGVQGGVQEQYGGQVDLLPTLLHLLGVDNKEYLQFGTDLLSKDHKQLVPFRNGDYITPTYSMIGGNMYNQQTGEPIATETKEMKETKEKVAKELELSDSVLQGDLLRFYAPDGFKKVDPSKYNYNKKKSTDSSDK; from the coding sequence ATGAAGGATTGGAAAATAAAAATCCAAACGTTTTTAAGCAAGAATTATGGATTTTTTGTTCTAGCCGTCATTCTTTATTGGCTAAAAACGTATATTGCATATCAACTTGAATTTAAACTTGGCATAGAAAATCTGATGCAGCAAATTTTGCTGTTCATTAATCCATTAAGTGGGGCCATTTTCTTTATGGGTCTTGCGCTCTTTGCTAAGGGACGTCGTTCATTCATTTGGATTATTGTCATTGACTTTTTAATGAGTTTTATTCTTTACGCAAATATTGTATATTATAGATTCTTTAGTGATTTCATTACGCTTCCGAATCTTAACGCAAAACAAATGCAAAACATGGGCGACATGGGAAGTAGTATCACAGCGTTACTCAGCTGGCACGATATTATTTACTTCGCGGATATTATCATTTTAATTGCACTACTTGCTTTCCGCTTTGTAAAACCAAACAAAACAGCCCGTATTCGTGCAAGAAAAGTAGTTGGGGTTCTGACGCTTGGTATCGCAATGTTCTTTGGTAACTTGGGACTTGCAGAAATTGATCGTCCACAACTGCTAACAAGAACATTTGATAGAAATTATATTGTTAAATATCTTGGTATGACTAACTACCAAATCTATGATGCAGTGAAAAGTACTGAGTCATCTACACAGCGTGCACTTGCTGATAGTAGTGATGTTACAGAAGTACTTAACTACACTAAATCAAAATATGCCGCGCCAAATCCGGAATATTTCGGTAAAGCAAAAGGCAAAAACGTCATTTATATCCACTTAGAGAGTTTCCAACAATTCCTAGTGAATTATAAATTAAATGGAGAAGAAGTAACACCGTTTATTAACTCTTTCTTTAAAGACCAAAATACACTAAGTTTTACAAACTTCTTCCACCAAACAGGTCAAGGTAAAACAGCTGACTCTGAAATGTTACTTGAGAACTCGCTTTATGGCTTGCCTCAAGGTTCTGCCTTTACTACTAAAGGGCAAAACACCTATGAATCTGCATCTGCTATTTTAGGCCAACAAGGCTATACAAGTGCTGTATTCCATGGTAACTATAAGAGCTTCTGGAATCGTGATGAAATTTATAAACAATTTGGTTACGATAATTTCTTTGATGCTAGTTACTACGATATGAACGAAGCAGATGTTTCTAACTACGGACTTAAAGATAAACCATTCTTTAAGGAATCCGAAGAATATCTATCGTCATTACAACAACCGTTCTACACGAAATTTATTACGCTTACGAACCACTTCCCTTATCCAATTGATGAGAAAGATGCTTCGATTGCTCCGGCAACAACAGGCGATTCATCTGTAGATACGTATTTCCAAACAGCTCGTTATTTAGACGAATCTGTGAAGAGCTTTGTTGATTACTTGAAGAAAACTGGTCTTTACGATAACTCTGTGATTATCATGTACGGTGACCATTATGGTATTTCCGACAACCATGAAGAAGCAATGACAAAAATTCTTGGTAAAGATTACAACACTTTTGAAAATGCCCAAGCGCAACGTGTTCCTTTAATGATTCACGTTCCTGGTGTTCAAGGTGGCGTTCAAGAACAATACGGTGGTCAAGTTGACTTACTTCCGACATTACTTCACTTACTTGGTGTTGATAATAAAGAGTACTTGCAATTTGGTACAGATTTACTTTCTAAAGATCACAAACAACTTGTTCCATTCCGAAATGGTGATTATATAACTCCTACCTATTCAATGATTGGTGGTAACATGTATAATCAACAAACTGGTGAACCAATTGCTACGGAAACAAAAGAAATGAAAGAAACAAAAGAAAAAGTAGCAAAAGAATTAGAGCTTTCAGATTCTGTACTACAAGGTGACTTGTTACGTTTCTATGCTCCTGATGGTTTCAAAAAAGTGGATCCAAGTAAATACAATTACAATAAGAAAAAATCAACTGATTCATCCGATAAATAA
- the coaA gene encoding type I pantothenate kinase, which translates to MNDYNHYFHFPREEWRKLEVSKDQILTAEELEEIRGLNDRISLQDISEIYLPLIKLIAIQYHEAIFIHGEKMEYLKKKESRAPFIIALAGSVAVGKSTTARVFKLMLDRWFSKTRQVELVTTDGFLYPNKVLEERGIMDKKGFPESYDRDRFAKFLTDLKANKEDVEIPLYSHFTYDVLDETRVIHNPDIVIIEGINVLQADQHESLFPSDFFDFSVYMDANESDIKKWYLERFFMLRETAFQDESSYFHPYTKISKQEAETFALGVWDTINGVNLKENIEKTKYRADLVLHKGTDHLISDIYLRK; encoded by the coding sequence ATGAATGATTACAACCACTACTTTCATTTCCCACGAGAAGAATGGCGCAAGCTGGAAGTGAGTAAGGACCAAATTTTAACTGCAGAGGAACTGGAAGAAATACGTGGTTTAAATGACCGAATTTCTTTACAAGACATCTCTGAAATCTATTTACCACTAATAAAACTAATTGCGATTCAATACCATGAAGCGATTTTTATTCATGGAGAAAAAATGGAATACTTGAAGAAGAAAGAATCGCGTGCACCATTTATTATTGCATTAGCAGGAAGTGTGGCTGTTGGGAAAAGTACGACAGCGCGTGTTTTCAAATTAATGCTTGATCGCTGGTTCTCCAAAACTAGACAAGTAGAGCTTGTAACGACAGACGGCTTTCTTTACCCTAACAAAGTTCTAGAAGAGCGCGGCATCATGGATAAAAAAGGCTTTCCTGAAAGCTACGACCGTGACCGTTTTGCCAAGTTTTTAACCGACTTAAAAGCAAATAAAGAAGATGTCGAAATACCACTTTATTCGCATTTCACTTATGATGTTTTAGACGAAACTCGCGTGATTCATAATCCTGATATCGTTATTATTGAAGGAATCAATGTTCTTCAAGCAGATCAACATGAGAGCCTGTTTCCAAGTGACTTCTTTGATTTCTCCGTTTACATGGATGCCAATGAATCTGATATCAAAAAATGGTATTTAGAGCGTTTCTTCATGCTTCGCGAAACAGCTTTCCAAGATGAAAGCTCTTATTTCCACCCATATACTAAAATTAGCAAGCAAGAAGCAGAAACATTTGCGCTCGGGGTTTGGGATACAATCAACGGGGTCAACTTAAAAGAAAACATTGAGAAAACAAAATATCGAGCCGACTTAGTGCTTCATAAAGGCACTGATCACCTCATTTCAGACATTTATTTACGCAAATAA
- the vga(G) gene encoding Vga family ABC-F type ribosomal protection protein — protein sequence MSTIEINQLKIEVADRVLVEIPHLLVSKKARIGIIGQNGLGKTTLMEVIAGAKEATSGTVTTQGKLAYIKQLSADTSTKSGGEKTRKAIQHAMRQNPSVLLADEPTSNLDVESVKHLERQWSDFHGALIIISHDRAFLDALCTEIWEIKNQKIHVYKGNYHAYLEQKQQQENQAELAYKEFKNKKKQLQASQTYHEIEAGRIVKPGKRLNNKEASAFKAGKGTQQKKQHSTIKALEKRIERLGNVEKPHTTKPIKIITPDNRVIKKGNTILSAKETAYEIAGRKLFETKAFSIKAGDKVALIGENASGKTTFLKEIIQENPNLLCNSQAKIAYFDQELNGLNQTKSLLENITEISVQTKQVNREVLGSMHFKESDLHKEVRMLSGGERVKLLLSMLLVSDANFLILDEPTNYLDIYAMEALETLIKQFAGTVLFVSHDRTFVNHVAEQLLVIENNEMTFHRMTFAEYEESKAPSRITEEDKLILEMRMSEIAAKLMQPNLKPAEKAMLEQDYQEIITKRQQFS from the coding sequence ATGTCTACAATCGAAATAAATCAATTAAAAATAGAAGTAGCAGACAGAGTTTTAGTAGAAATCCCTCATCTGCTAGTTAGTAAAAAAGCAAGAATCGGCATCATCGGTCAAAATGGTCTAGGAAAAACAACGCTAATGGAAGTGATTGCTGGTGCTAAAGAAGCGACATCTGGCACGGTGACTACACAAGGAAAACTTGCTTACATCAAACAACTTTCCGCGGATACAAGTACGAAAAGCGGTGGCGAAAAAACAAGAAAAGCTATCCAACACGCGATGCGCCAAAATCCAAGTGTTCTCCTAGCAGACGAACCAACAAGCAATCTTGATGTCGAAAGCGTCAAACATTTAGAACGTCAGTGGAGCGATTTCCACGGTGCGCTCATAATTATCTCGCATGACCGCGCTTTTTTAGATGCACTTTGTACAGAAATATGGGAAATCAAAAACCAAAAAATTCACGTATACAAAGGAAACTACCACGCGTATTTAGAACAAAAACAACAACAAGAAAACCAAGCAGAACTTGCATACAAAGAATTTAAAAACAAAAAGAAACAATTACAAGCCTCCCAAACGTATCATGAAATCGAAGCCGGCCGCATCGTTAAACCAGGGAAACGGCTAAACAACAAAGAAGCCAGCGCATTTAAAGCCGGAAAAGGCACACAACAAAAGAAACAACACAGTACCATCAAAGCTTTAGAAAAACGAATTGAACGGCTCGGTAATGTCGAAAAACCACATACAACTAAACCAATCAAAATTATCACCCCAGACAATCGCGTCATAAAAAAAGGTAATACAATACTAAGTGCCAAAGAAACAGCCTACGAAATCGCCGGACGAAAACTATTTGAAACAAAAGCCTTTTCTATTAAAGCAGGGGATAAAGTGGCGCTGATCGGTGAAAATGCGAGTGGGAAAACTACATTTTTAAAAGAAATAATCCAAGAAAATCCTAATCTCTTATGTAATTCCCAAGCGAAAATTGCTTATTTCGACCAAGAATTGAATGGATTAAACCAAACGAAATCCCTGTTAGAAAACATCACGGAAATTAGCGTTCAAACCAAGCAAGTAAACAGAGAAGTACTAGGTAGCATGCATTTTAAAGAAAGCGATTTGCATAAGGAAGTGCGCATGCTCTCTGGCGGGGAACGAGTGAAGTTGCTGCTCAGTATGCTCCTTGTTAGTGACGCCAATTTCTTGATTCTTGATGAACCAACCAACTATTTGGATATCTATGCAATGGAAGCGCTGGAAACGTTAATTAAACAATTTGCGGGGACAGTACTATTCGTTTCGCATGATAGAACTTTTGTTAATCATGTGGCAGAACAGCTACTCGTCATTGAAAATAATGAAATGACTTTCCACCGTATGACTTTCGCGGAATATGAAGAAAGTAAAGCACCAAGTCGCATTACAGAAGAAGATAAATTGATTTTAGAAATGCGCATGTCAGAAATTGCGGCAAAACTTATGCAACCCAATTTAAAGCCCGCAGAAAAAGCCATGCTCGAACAAGATTATCAAGAAATCATCACAAAAAGACAACAATTTAGTTAA
- a CDS encoding BglG family transcription antiterminator: MDTQKEILAYLHKQENKWVTSNELAAFCECTTRTIRNNISKINEATPNLIRSAKQGYQINQRIPFELQTESDVTERKSKLLLELIKNSTKGVDLFELADILYISEVTLKKDIQQLKNELKEADVQIVTSKDRIKLIGKERAKRKYMISLLYEEGGYRESIKSRIQEMIEFVSIDKLQNIVKEVLAEESITTNQYSMMNIVLHYAISIVRIQQGNTLIETQKTLIRKHSKEYEISKKIAKILSEEYQIHFSEAETKQLGLLYVGLQNEQSANANHGELDQFVDKKIIEALKSVLANVEETYLIDLQNEQLFIKLAIHVQSLYYRSRYKAYTRNLSLLDIKTSYPVTFDIAVYISSLLQEKLTIDFNEDEISFIALHIGSFLESENRDDIRLEIGLLIEDYHDLRTNMLKKLRARFENEATIELIENEDSEENFDIILTTNRDIALEKAGSIFIHPLLTTKDIKKISNRIQTKKKILENHIRGQQIDRYIVRSLYANQIDPSELTPAKIREQMISKMEKQTFVTPEFKEKVEKRERMAPTSFPSGIAIPHSIKNDALQSGVSIMTLQEPIYWNDVKIKIIALVAISKKDATEFNDFFEKFVEIVSEPINTKRLSMAESFKEFIQKLKMMMEENE, encoded by the coding sequence ATGGATACTCAAAAAGAAATACTAGCTTATTTGCATAAACAGGAAAATAAGTGGGTTACCTCAAATGAGTTAGCAGCTTTTTGCGAATGTACAACACGAACCATTCGCAACAACATTTCTAAAATAAATGAAGCGACACCGAATTTAATTCGTTCTGCAAAACAAGGCTATCAAATCAATCAGCGTATCCCATTTGAACTTCAGACAGAAAGTGATGTAACAGAACGAAAGTCAAAACTCTTACTCGAATTAATTAAAAACTCTACTAAAGGCGTTGACCTGTTCGAACTTGCGGATATTTTATACATTTCAGAAGTAACCTTAAAAAAAGACATCCAACAATTAAAAAACGAACTAAAAGAAGCCGATGTCCAAATCGTCACCAGTAAAGACCGAATCAAATTAATCGGAAAAGAACGTGCCAAACGAAAATATATGATTTCCTTGCTATACGAAGAAGGCGGATACCGTGAAAGTATCAAAAGTCGCATTCAAGAAATGATTGAATTTGTTTCTATCGATAAACTACAAAACATCGTAAAAGAAGTTTTAGCGGAAGAATCCATTACAACCAATCAATATTCGATGATGAACATTGTTTTACATTACGCCATTAGCATCGTCCGAATTCAACAGGGAAATACACTCATTGAAACCCAAAAAACACTCATCCGAAAACACTCCAAAGAATACGAAATATCGAAAAAAATTGCTAAAATTCTCTCGGAAGAATACCAAATCCATTTTTCAGAGGCAGAGACAAAACAACTTGGACTTTTATATGTTGGCTTGCAAAATGAACAATCTGCTAATGCCAATCATGGCGAACTGGACCAATTTGTTGATAAAAAAATCATCGAAGCACTTAAAAGCGTGCTCGCCAATGTGGAAGAAACCTATCTCATTGATCTCCAAAATGAGCAACTTTTTATCAAGCTAGCGATTCACGTCCAAAGCCTATACTATCGCTCGCGTTACAAAGCGTACACCAGAAATTTAAGCTTACTTGATATTAAAACGTCCTACCCCGTAACTTTTGACATTGCCGTTTACATTTCTTCTTTGCTACAAGAAAAACTAACGATAGATTTTAACGAAGATGAAATTTCCTTTATCGCGCTGCATATCGGCTCTTTTCTAGAAAGTGAAAACCGTGATGATATTCGCTTAGAAATAGGCCTACTTATTGAGGATTATCACGATTTAAGAACAAATATGCTGAAAAAGCTGCGTGCACGATTTGAAAATGAAGCTACCATCGAACTGATAGAAAACGAGGACTCAGAAGAAAATTTTGATATTATCTTAACAACAAACCGTGATATTGCTCTTGAAAAAGCGGGCTCTATCTTTATTCATCCATTACTAACGACGAAGGATATCAAAAAAATCAGCAATCGAATCCAAACAAAGAAAAAAATCTTGGAAAATCACATACGAGGTCAACAAATTGATCGCTATATCGTTCGTTCCCTCTACGCAAACCAAATTGACCCCTCAGAACTGACACCCGCAAAAATCAGAGAGCAAATGATTTCTAAAATGGAAAAACAAACCTTCGTCACGCCGGAATTTAAAGAAAAAGTCGAAAAAAGGGAACGAATGGCGCCAACAAGCTTCCCATCCGGCATTGCTATACCTCATTCTATCAAGAATGATGCGCTTCAAAGTGGTGTATCCATAATGACGCTACAAGAACCGATTTATTGGAATGACGTCAAAATAAAAATAATTGCCCTCGTTGCCATCAGTAAAAAAGATGCGACAGAGTTCAATGATTTTTTTGAAAAGTTTGTAGAAATCGTTTCCGAACCCATCAACACTAAACGTTTATCAATGGCCGAAAGTTTCAAGGAGTTCATCCAAAAACTAAAAATGATGATGGAAGAAAATGAGTAA
- a CDS encoding ABC transporter permease: protein MRILAIVKRIINQFRRDKRTLALMFLAPLLLITLLTYLFEGDTVKPVVGVSGLSDSMVKELKANDLTIKTYSENTDVTAKIKDANLDAFFKQNGEKLEVTYENSEPSLSKEIGLKLQKALMTEQQVQAKNQAKATGEALAKAGIDPNSIPSLTESPEKLSISTDYVYGDKDTSFFDTISPIFIGFFVFFFVFLIAGISFLRERTTGTLERLMATPIKRIELELGYLIGFGIFALLQSILVAVFSIQVLGMMQNGSLFYVLLITLTLGMVSLALGILLSTFANNEFQIVQFIPIIIVPQVLFCGIFPLDGMADWLVWIAHIMPLYYGANALTSIMVKGEGFASFATDFYILLGFVLVFVILNIFALKKYRKV, encoded by the coding sequence ATGCGAATACTTGCCATCGTCAAACGCATCATTAACCAATTTCGCCGTGATAAACGGACGCTTGCCCTAATGTTTCTTGCGCCACTATTACTTATTACGCTGCTCACTTATTTATTCGAAGGTGACACAGTGAAGCCAGTTGTTGGTGTAAGCGGCCTTTCTGATTCCATGGTAAAAGAACTGAAAGCAAACGATTTAACCATCAAAACTTACTCGGAAAATACCGATGTAACTGCTAAAATTAAAGATGCCAATCTCGACGCTTTTTTCAAACAAAACGGTGAAAAACTTGAAGTCACCTATGAAAATAGTGAACCAAGCTTGAGTAAAGAAATCGGATTAAAACTACAAAAAGCATTGATGACCGAGCAACAAGTACAAGCAAAGAACCAAGCAAAGGCAACAGGAGAAGCTTTAGCTAAAGCTGGAATTGATCCAAACAGCATTCCATCACTTACCGAAAGTCCAGAAAAACTTAGTATCTCAACTGATTACGTTTACGGCGATAAAGATACTAGCTTTTTCGACACAATTAGCCCGATTTTCATTGGCTTTTTCGTATTCTTCTTCGTATTTCTGATTGCCGGTATTTCTTTCTTGAGAGAACGAACAACAGGTACGCTTGAACGACTCATGGCAACCCCAATTAAACGTATCGAACTTGAATTAGGGTATTTAATAGGTTTTGGTATTTTTGCGTTACTACAGTCTATCTTAGTCGCAGTTTTCTCCATCCAAGTACTTGGCATGATGCAAAACGGCTCCTTATTCTATGTATTACTAATTACATTAACACTCGGCATGGTTTCTCTAGCGCTAGGAATTTTACTTTCTACTTTTGCAAATAATGAATTTCAAATCGTTCAATTTATTCCTATCATTATCGTGCCACAAGTCTTATTTTGTGGGATTTTCCCGCTCGATGGGATGGCAGATTGGCTCGTGTGGATTGCCCATATTATGCCGCTTTACTACGGCGCAAATGCCCTAACATCCATCATGGTAAAAGGAGAAGGATTCGCTTCATTTGCAACTGATTTCTACATTTTACTAGGATTTGTGCTCGTATTTGTTATATTAAATATTTTTGCTTTGAAAAAATATCGTAAAGTTTAA
- a CDS encoding TetR/AcrR family transcriptional regulator — MDAEGDIIRQMLDLTEKETKMSEKQRRIVAASIELFAEKGYAGTSTNEIAKKAGVAEGTIFRHYKTKKDLLMAITMPTLIGGVIPFLAQSFVKEVFESEYPDFQSFIREIIVNRFDFAKENGKVIKIYFMELFYHDELRVQFSEIFMTHVKGQFDQMIDYYKERGEIVDMPNSTIMRALITNIVGFMLTRFVVMPDVEWDDAKEIDDTVAYIMRGLGK; from the coding sequence GTGGATGCAGAAGGAGACATTATCCGTCAAATGCTTGATTTAACGGAAAAAGAAACAAAAATGAGTGAAAAGCAGCGCCGAATTGTTGCTGCTTCCATCGAACTGTTTGCAGAAAAAGGCTATGCCGGAACTTCAACGAATGAAATTGCTAAAAAAGCAGGGGTCGCAGAAGGCACCATTTTTAGACACTATAAAACGAAAAAAGATTTACTAATGGCGATTACCATGCCAACGCTTATCGGTGGTGTGATACCATTTTTAGCACAAAGCTTTGTCAAAGAAGTGTTTGAAAGTGAGTATCCAGATTTTCAGTCATTCATTCGGGAAATCATCGTTAATCGCTTTGATTTTGCCAAAGAGAATGGTAAGGTCATCAAAATTTATTTTATGGAACTGTTTTATCACGATGAACTAAGAGTGCAGTTTTCAGAAATTTTTATGACGCACGTTAAAGGACAATTTGATCAAATGATTGATTATTATAAAGAGCGCGGGGAGATTGTTGATATGCCGAACAGTACGATTATGCGCGCCCTTATCACGAATATTGTCGGTTTTATGCTAACTAGGTTTGTCGTTATGCCTGATGTGGAGTGGGATGACGCAAAAGAAATTGATGACACGGTGGCGTATATTATGCGAGGTTTAGGCAAATAA
- a CDS encoding ABC transporter ATP-binding protein, with product MSEIAINVTNLDVKIGKKQILSDMSLEIAKGEIFGLIGPSGAGKTTLVKTIIGMEKGTNGTTEVLGKVMPNLPVISKIGYMAQSDALYTDLTAKENLDFFASLYSIKGAAKKDRMNYAATLVNLQQDLTKKVNNYSGGMKRRLSLAISVLADPDVLILDEPTVGIDPELRKTIWEELGDLKANGKCILVTTHVMDEAEKCDRLAMIRNGEIIAVGTPQELSSKTSSGKLEDAFLEFGGKH from the coding sequence ATGTCAGAAATAGCGATTAATGTAACCAACCTAGACGTGAAAATTGGTAAGAAGCAAATCTTGTCGGATATGTCTCTTGAAATAGCTAAAGGCGAGATATTTGGCTTAATAGGACCATCCGGTGCGGGGAAAACAACACTCGTTAAAACCATCATTGGGATGGAAAAGGGAACGAATGGCACAACCGAAGTGTTAGGAAAAGTAATGCCTAATTTACCCGTCATTAGCAAAATTGGTTACATGGCTCAATCAGACGCACTTTATACTGATTTAACAGCCAAAGAAAATTTGGATTTTTTCGCTTCACTATATTCCATCAAAGGTGCAGCCAAAAAAGACCGAATGAATTATGCTGCCACTTTAGTTAATTTACAACAAGATTTAACTAAAAAGGTAAACAATTATTCAGGAGGGATGAAACGTAGGCTGTCTCTGGCCATTTCTGTACTTGCTGACCCAGATGTCCTAATTCTAGATGAGCCGACAGTCGGAATTGATCCAGAACTAAGAAAAACGATTTGGGAAGAGCTAGGTGATCTAAAAGCGAACGGTAAATGTATCCTTGTGACGACACACGTGATGGATGAAGCCGAAAAATGCGATAGACTTGCCATGATAAGAAATGGGGAAATAATCGCTGTAGGGACCCCACAAGAGCTCTCAAGCAAAACGTCATCTGGCAAGCTAGAAGATGCCTTTTTAGAGTTTGGAGGGAAGCACTAA
- a CDS encoding permease, which produces MFSHLPDSFLQMNTIFISILIEALPFVLIGVFIAGFIQMFISEQFIARVIPKNKFLAVIVGSLIGVFFPSCECGIVPIVRNLLAKGVPLHAGIAFMLTAPIINPVVLFSTYVAFGSTWEVPLLRVAGSLVVALVVGNIIAYFYKGTGLKERFLKYEAASEKVAVPATNLALAGGPSESTTTNFQVLTSDGALTEDAHKGHAHHHHGEEHAHTKMTLSQKIWHTVQHAVDEFFSVGKYLVFGSLIAAAMQTYIKTSTLVSIGHGPILSILLMMVLAFVLSLCSEADAFIGASFRSVFSTQSIVAFLVFGPMLDIKNLMMMLGAFKAKFVLLIVTSVTIVVFLYALVI; this is translated from the coding sequence ATGTTTAGTCATCTTCCGGATTCATTCCTCCAAATGAATACCATTTTTATTTCTATTTTGATTGAGGCACTGCCGTTTGTATTAATTGGAGTATTTATTGCTGGCTTTATTCAAATGTTTATATCAGAACAATTTATTGCCCGTGTTATCCCCAAAAATAAATTTCTAGCAGTCATTGTTGGCTCGCTTATCGGTGTATTTTTCCCTTCCTGTGAATGTGGAATTGTTCCTATCGTTCGTAATTTACTGGCAAAAGGGGTACCGCTTCATGCTGGTATAGCCTTCATGCTTACCGCTCCTATTATCAACCCAGTAGTATTATTTTCAACGTATGTTGCATTTGGTAGTACGTGGGAAGTTCCGTTGCTACGTGTTGCGGGGAGTCTTGTAGTAGCTCTCGTTGTCGGAAATATTATCGCTTATTTTTATAAAGGAACTGGACTCAAAGAGCGCTTTTTAAAATATGAAGCAGCTAGTGAAAAAGTGGCCGTTCCAGCAACAAATCTAGCACTTGCTGGTGGTCCTTCTGAAAGTACGACAACTAATTTCCAAGTCCTAACAAGCGACGGAGCACTTACAGAAGACGCTCATAAAGGACATGCGCACCACCATCACGGTGAGGAGCACGCGCATACAAAAATGACATTGAGTCAAAAAATATGGCATACCGTACAACACGCAGTCGATGAATTCTTCTCTGTAGGTAAATACCTTGTGTTTGGCTCATTAATTGCCGCAGCGATGCAAACATACATTAAAACATCCACACTTGTTTCCATAGGTCATGGCCCGATTTTGTCCATCTTACTTATGATGGTTCTTGCCTTTGTATTGTCCCTTTGCTCTGAAGCTGATGCCTTTATTGGCGCTTCTTTCCGTAGTGTTTTCTCCACACAATCCATCGTTGCATTTTTAGTGTTCGGCCCAATGCTTGATATTAAAAATCTAATGATGATGTTAGGAGCATTTAAAGCAAAATTTGTCTTATTAATTGTTACTAGTGTAACGATTGTTGTCTTTTTATACGCCTTAGTTATTTAA